In one window of Xiphophorus hellerii strain 12219 chromosome 23, Xiphophorus_hellerii-4.1, whole genome shotgun sequence DNA:
- the pofut4 gene encoding GDP-fucose protein O-fucosyltransferase 4 — protein MAGRRRLLPCVGLGLLAVLCWVWVSFASLSGDQLHLDVLDAPDRGAFQPQSALSDMEFASVASYRGPGNSDRRSKRELPILLWWSGGLFPHFPGDTERVDCATSSCLVTSNRKVQLYKRTASIIFYGTDFRAYEAPLPRLLHQTWALFHEESPMNNYILSHGPGIRLFNYTATFRRESDYPLTLQWLPSLEYLLEPVAVSLEEKNRLRREGLAPVLYMQSHCDVPSDRDRYVHELMKYIEVDSYGKCLNNRPLPEHLEDTATATGEEPGFMNFVARYKFHLALENGVCPDYMTEKLWRPLHQGCVPVYRGSPVVADWMPNDHSVVIIDRFPSPKALADFLKRLDENDDEYVRYLEFKDPRRITNTRLLEGLDSREWGVNDMSKPNYLNGFECYVCEQENARLAAERAYRKAPQKTQPPQRKMASNSHMGCPLPSPGYGDIKDLPADDGWLQIWPQDYWQSLDQAEGLESLIRHNESDPSLLWKHIQNIAVSRARGKH, from the exons ATGGCAGGTAGGAGGAGGCTGCTGCCCTGCGTGGGTCTGGGGCTGCTCGCTGTCCTCTGCTGGGTGTGGGTCTCCTTCGCCTCTCTCTCTGGAGACCAGCTGCACCTGGACGTATTGGATGCGCCAGACCGAGGAGCCTTTCAGCCACAGAGCGCTTTGTCGGACATGGAGTTTGCCTCTGTCGCCTCATACAGAGGACCAGGGAACAGTGACCGCCGCAGCAAAAGGGAGCTGCCCATTCTCCTGTGGTGGAGCGGGGGACTTTTCCCACATTTCCCCGGTGACACTGAACGCGTCGACTGCGCCACGTCCTCCTGCTTGGTGACGAGCAATCGCAAG GTCCAGTTGTACAAGAGGACAGCATCCATCATCTTTTACGGGACAGACTTCAGGGCATACGAGGCGCCACTTCCTCGCCTGCTCCACCAGACCTGGGCACTTTTCCACGAGGAGTCACCAATGAACAACTACATCCTCTCTCACGGACCTGGAATCCGGCTGTTTAATTACACGGCCACATTTCGCAGGGAGTCAGACTACCCCCTGACCCTGCAGTGGCTGCCCTCCCTGGAGTACCTGCTGGAGCCTGTGGCTGTGTCTCTGGAGGAGAAGAACCGCCTCAGGAGGGAGGGCTTGGCTCCAGTTCTTTACATGCAGTCTCACTGTGACGTGCCGTCAGACAGAGACCGATACGTTCACGAACTCATGAAGTACATCGAG GTGGACTCTTATGGGAAATGCTTGAACAACAGGCCCCTACCGGAACACCTGGAGGACACGGCCACCGCTACTGGCGAGGAACCCGGATTCATGAATTTCGTCGCACGCTACAAGTTCCACCTGGCGCTGGAGAATGGCGTGTGTCCAGATTACATGACGGAGAAGCTGTGGCGGCCCCTCCATCAGGGCTGCGTGCCCGTCTACCGAGGCTCCCCGGTGGTGGCTGACTGGATGCCCAACGACCACTCTGTCGTAATTATAGATAGGTTTCCCTCTCCCAAAGCTCTCGCCGACTTTCTCAAGCGTCTGGATGAGAACGATGATGAATACGTTAGATATTTAGAGTTCAAAGACCCCAGAAGGATTACTAACACTCGCTTGCTGGAGGGCTTGGACTCCCGTGAGTGGGGAGTTAACGACATGAGCAAGCCTAACTACTTAAATGGAtttgaatgttatgtttgtGAGCAGGAGAATGCCCGATTGGCTGCAGAGAGGGCATATAGGaaagccccccaaaaaacccaaCCTCCTCAGCGTAAAATGGCCAGCAACTCCCACATGGGTTGCCCACTGCCCAGCCCAGGGTACGGAGACATCAAAGACCTGCCTGCAGATGACGG ATGGTTGCAAATATGGCCGCAGGATTACTGGCAGAGCCTCGACCAGGCCGAGGGGCTGGAGTCCCTGATAAGACACAACGAGTCGGACCCCTCTCTGCTGTGGAAGCACATCCAAAACATAGCTGTGAGCAGAGCCAGAGGGAAACACTGA
- the rab9b gene encoding ras-related protein Rab-9B, translating to MSRNNVLLKVILLGDGGVGKSSLMNRYVTDRFDSQSFHTIGVEFLNRDLEVDGRPVTLQIWDTAGQERFKSLRTPFYRGADCCLLTFSVNDLQSFLNLSCWKKEFMFYSDVKEPESFPFVVLGNKVDMEQREVGEDEARAWCEENGCCPYFETSAKDDTNVTAAFEAAVRVVLAAEDQIGHALLGSTIDLHGNRKTSRGSCC from the coding sequence ATGAGTAGGAACAACGTGCTTCTGAAAGTGATCCTGCTGGGAGATGGTGGGGTCGGGAAGTCCTCTTTGATGAACCGCTACGTCACAGACCGCTTTGACTCGCAGTCATTTCACACCATTGGCGTAGAGTTCCTTAACCGAGACTTGGAGGTGGACGGGCGCCCGGTCACCCTTCAGATCTGGGACACGGCAGGTCAGGAGCGCTTCAAGTCACTTCGCACCCCGTTCTACCGGGGCGCAGACTGCTGCCTGCTCACGTTCTCTGTCAACGACTTGCAGAGCTTCCTAAATCTCAGCTGCTGGAAGAAGGAGTTTATGTTCTACTCTGACGTTAAAGAGCCGGAGAGCTTCCCTTTTGTGGTGCTGGGCAACAAGGTCGACATGGAGCAGAGGGAGGTTGGGGAGGACGAAGCACGGGCCTGGTGTGAGGAGAACGGCTGCTGCCCTTACTTTGAGACCAGCGCTAAAGACGACACTAATGTCACAGCTGCGTTCGAAGCAGCTGTCCGGGTGGTTCTAGCTGCTGAGGACCAGATCGGTCATGCACTACTCGGCAGCACCATTGATCTTCATGGCAACCGTAAAACCTCTCGTGGCTCATGCTGCTGA